Part of the Nicotiana sylvestris chromosome 5, ASM39365v2, whole genome shotgun sequence genome is shown below.
GGGTCTTGAGAATAATTTTGCGTATATTCGAGAGTTGGTTTTTGTACATGCTGAGCGGCAGTTATATCGGTTATTTACATTTCTGTGGTAGTAGTTGTTAAATTTAtgctttcattttcattattccgcaaatgttaggcttacctaatcgtacagactaggtgccgtcacgacatctCACGGAGggaggattgggtcgtgacacttgacTACAATATGTTTTCAATTAATTGATGTCAACTATATAGATATTTTTCTTCTATCGTCCCCTATCTTGTTTATTTTGCATAGATTCAAATAGATTGTACGTCTTTTGAGACAACTTTCTTACATATTGATTTTAGGTCTATTTCGCGCTCTTTTAAGACCTTCATTTACTATGGCTATGCACCTATAGACCAGTATATCTGGAGGTTGTCATGAGACACAACTAAAACATCTCTTTACCAATAATTCCTGTTACAGAAAAGGGCCTAATATGTTAGTGAATTATGCGAATTAGAACAGATATGCCCATCGTTATTAGTTTGGCACAGATATGCCTAAACCGTCCAATACTTGTTCATTCATGCCCTTAGTTTGACGGAACCCactattttatctttttaaataattaataatcCGACCCAACCAAAATCTACTGACCCAACCCATCACTGGACATGCATTTGGATtaatttgaaatgaagaaggaaatcAGAGGAAGGAGAAAACGAAGCCAAGAAAGGTGAAGAGGGAGACACCAAAGAGAAAAAAGAGGGTGGTGGGGATGGCGGCGCTGCCCCCGCAGGCGGCAGTGAAGAAGATGAGTCAGGTAAAGAGGTGGCTGTTCAAGATGACCcaaaatttgaaatgaagaagaatgAGTTTTACTATGATGACCCACAAAATTACCAGGTTTACCCTCAAAGATATGCTCATGAAATGTATAATCCATATCTTCCACAAATGTTCAGTGATGAGAATACCCAGTAGTCATGATTAAGATGGCCTCAACGGAGATGGCCGTGATTTAGGTGGAATTCGTTTGGGGTACAATACAATAATGACTATCTTGCCTTAATTGCAGGTTCTTCACTCTCAAAACTAAGCGCGGAATCATCAACATTGGCATATGGATCCCCTGTGGATGTCCAACCCATCAGTGGGTTCTCCCATTTCTGAGTTGACAAGAAATTTATTTTCCATCTTCCAACTTTTCCAGACCCCTGTTGACTAGCAGTCCTAGCAGGTGAGGGATTAACTATTTTCCAGACCCCTGTTGACAAGAAATTTATTTTCCGTTTCTGTTATTACAAGAATTATGTTTGACTTAGGCCCAAACTCTAGTGCATACTACCTCACTAATAATTCTGAAATATTTCTCACTTAGGCCCAAGCTCGTACTTTTACCTCTCGGTACAAATGGTACTCCTCTGTTTTGGAAAAATGATGGTCTCCAATTGCGAGGATAAGAACATTTACGTATTTAGAGTAATGCTATACAAATTAAGGTGGAGGGATTAACTATTTGCTGTTTGAcattttttatgttattttaattCACAACTCACAATAAATTTTTATAGGAAAAACTGGTATCTCATTGGAGTGCAAAGATTCACATATTAATGTGGCATATTAACCGAAAAATGACATTATCTAACGGTTCAGTTGcacaaaaagaaaaaccaaaatttctcAATCAACCTTTGATGCCAATTATGGCACACTCCTAACTATTTCCATGCAAAACAAAAACCATTCTTCCCATCATTTCACCTACCCTTTGTGTCCCTCAATAACTTCACGTCTACCGCTCCTCATTCTGGCATGGAGGAGCGGTCACCACCAGCTGCCGGCAATGTAAACGGCAAAGCAAGAAATCTCCTTTCATCAACCACATCGCTCCGCCTCTCTCTCACGCCGTCTCGTTCACCAGATCAGACCTACGTTGTCCAAATCCCACGTGATCAAGTTTATCGTGTCCCTCCTCCTGAAAATGCCCGAATTGTTGAAAATCATCGTAAGCCAGAttctcaaaagaaaaacaaatgcacatgttgttgTTGGATCCTATCTGTGTTAATCGGTCTTGCTATCATGATAGGAAATATCGTGTTGATCATACGCGCATTGTACACTCCCAAATGTCCTGAATTTTCCATCACTAATATCCATATTAAGAACTTTACACACCCTTCAAATGGTCATGGCCAAAACAATAATATTCATCCGCAGCCACACCCTCAATTTGAGATCGAGTTGAAAATTGTTAACGAGAACGAGAGAATGGATGTAGCGTTTGGTAAAGGAAATAACGGGAAGGCTACCCTTATTTTCAAGAAACATGAAATTGGACAAGGGAAATATCCCTCAATTTCCCAAAAACCTAAAGATTCAACGAATGTACATTTCAACCTTGACGTTGGGAAATTGGCTGGTGATattgagaaaggtcttgaggatgATAAGAAGCCGATAATGATGACCTTGAGCGTCCATGCACCATTGGAGATCACGAGCTGGGCAAAAGATTTGAAAAAGAATTTGATTGTTACTTGTGATTTCGACGTGGAATCGTTGATGACAAATAAATCCAAGATTAAAGCCGAAGTCTGTCAGACTGATTTCTAATGCCACGAATTAAGTAATTGACAGGTGAAAGGAAAATTTTAACAGTTATATGTAATTTTCTTCGTGGTATAGATGCATGTATTCGTCATTATCATCGTCTCTGTTTCGGTTAATTTTAACAGTTAACCTAATTTTCATTGTTCTTCGAAATTCGCGCGCCTTCTGTTGTATAAGGTACTATATAACTTGGATTTTTTAGATTGAATGAAGTGTAAAGTATTCTACTTTACCTCCTTagatttttgtaaattttacATTTCTCATATGCTATTTTTAGCTAgctaaattttctttctttaatcGTCTAAAACCTTGTCTTTTAAGATTGGATGAAACATgaggttttcttcttttcttctaaaGAGGATTGGACATTTGAAAATGTACACGTCAAACTGCGACATGCTTGCCCTCACCCTGCATTTTTTTCAGGCAATTGTCATATTATCTGGGATAATATAATCACAAAATTGTTACTCAAAGTATCAAATATGTACGTTTGTTCAAAGCAAAAAATTATGATAGAATTTTCTATTATGATTAACCTTCCCCGTTTTTGTTATTAAAGCTTTTTCTATTCAAGACTGTAAAGGAACAAAATGTAACAGACTAGTCCGTTCATGTAATATGACGCATATATAGCTTAATATCTTCTCAAGCAATTAAAATTACTTACTTCGCGAATCAGATGTCTACATTTGACATCACAAATAGTGTTTGAAAATGACTTTGACATAATATACATGTACCCATTTTATTCTTTATCATTGGAAAATATGGAAAGAGTAGTCCACAGAAAAGTAGTAAGATTTTCCAGTTATGGCATATAAAACGTGGTAAAAAACCATTAGCTTTTCGACTAAGTAAGGATTAAGTTGAATATGAAAGTGGTTTAGTTTTCATGTTGATAAGCTTTGTGGAGTTTAGACCACATTCAGATTGAAAAATGGTGTCTGTTGTGTACTGGTAGAATCAGGGATAAAGTTACCCTCGATTTCTCGTTGAGAAGCGAGGAGCAACGTTACTCGTTACTAGCTTCATTGAGACCGAGGGTGCCCGCAGATCGGAACCAGAAGCATACAGAATCGAGCATGGCTGAACCCGGAGAGACTCTAGCTCGAGCAATACGAAGAATCAAGGATAAAGGAAAAAATGGTTAAAGAAGACAAAGGGAGAACCGAAATATTCAACATCAACCGGATATTACGGCGCGGATCACGCTCGATATTGGTTGTAGTTCGTGTTTTTGtgagagaaaaggaagaaaaagattTTTTAACCTTATTTAGACTGTATTAGGGTTAAAACTCCTCCATTATATAAAGAGGAGAACCCTTTTTGGCCACTGTTACTGGCACACATATCAAGGCAATAAAATTTACTTTAGTTTTTAGCAATTGTTTAAATGTTCTTTAGTGGTTCATCCGTTTATTGGAATCGGAGCCATATCTCGAAGGCTCAATCGAGAATGACCATTTGCACTTAAGTTAAGTCCAAGGCTTAATTACTACATCAATTTGGTTTGattgtttcatttcatttcaatttacTTATTTACTGTTCTTTGATTATTTGTGTTAAATTAAACCAAATATCCTTTAAACtgcgtataaatttaattgttatctattttaagggtaaacagtttggcgcccaccctggggctaaggataatagtagtAATTTTATACGAATCTTGATAACAtacactattttacacttgttctttgaagtttgATTTCAAGACTGTTCAATATCTCAGATTATCAATCTGCTCACTTAAGTGTTGACGCCGAATCAAGCCACCACGGTGAAAAATCAATGGGGTACCAAGTAACAACGTACCCCTTGTCGACCCTAATGGCGTTCTAATTACTAATCCAAGAGATGCCAATTCACAAGTTGCTGGCAATGCTAACTTACCAACTGACCCTAATAACAACGTTCACAGGGTACCTCGTACATCCGTTCGAGAGGCACCCAAAGGGGGAGGTGATGGAGTTATCTTGCATTTTAATTTTGAGATGTTGCAAGCCCAACAAATTGCCATAGCACAACTGCAGAGTCAAAATCACAATGCGGCTGAACCCGAATGGATTGGAGAAGATGCTCGGAGGGAAGAACGGATTGTCACAGAACCCAACGGGCCCAAGTTTGGGGAAACTTCCGAGGTGATGAAAATTCTTGAGGCACTGACAAAACGGGTAGAATCCGACAAAAAGAAATAGAGGCAAATGATAAGAAAGTGGAAACTTACAACTCAAGGGTCGACTAGATCCCAGGGGCACCTTCGATAGTGAAGGGACCAGATTCCAAAAAGTTCATTCAGAATCCTTTCCCCTCGAGCGCGGCACCAAAACCTATTCCAGAAAGGTTCCAAATGCTCGATATTAGCAAATACAATGGTACCACAGATCCAAACGAGTATGTGACCACTTACACATGTGCAATAAAAGGCAACGACTGCGACGATGACGAGATTGAGCCGGTATTACTAaaaaaatttgggaaaactcTGTCCAAGGGAGAGATAATATTTATCACAATTTACCTTAGAACTTtattgattcgtttgctatgcttgcagatgccttCGTTAAAGCTCACGCCGGGGCCATTAAAGTTTAAACGAGAAAATTGGACTTGTTCAAAGTCAAGCATAGGGATAACAAGATGCATAGGGAATTCGTGTCGAGATTCCAAATGGATTGGATGGACCGTCCACCGGTTGCAGACAATTGGGTAGTTCAGACATTTATTTAGGGGCTCAGCCCTTGAAGTTCGGTTGCATCTCAACAGCTGAAGAAAAATTTGGTAGTGTATCCAGCGGTTACTTGGGCCGATGTCCATAACAGGTATCAGTCAAAGATCAGAGTCGAGGACGACAAATTAGGGACCCCCTCGGGGTAGAGCAAATGACAAGTCTAAAAGGGTGGTGGACCAAGATTCAAGGCGACCATGAGACCGATACCAGCCTTACAACTCAAATAGAAGGGGAAACAGATCCAGTCGCTATTCGACCAGGAACGACTGAAGAATTGATCAAGGTCCAAGCAATCAAGGGTTGGTAAATAGAAAAGGGTTCGATAGATCACCCAGAGTCAGAGATGTCCCAAGGCTATCAGAATATAAATTCAACATAGATACGACAAGAATGGTGTCGGCCATTGGTCGCATCAAGGAGATCAAATGGCCGAGGCTGCTCAAGTCCGATCCAGCATAAAAGGGTTATAATTTGAGATGCAAATATCACAGCACTCACAAGCATTGAACCAAGGATTGTCGGCAGTTAAGGGAAGAACTGGCTCATTTGTTCAATAATGGGCatcttcgagaattcctaagtgagCGGTCCAAAAACCATTTCAAGGACAGGGACACCAACAAGCAGGTCGAGCATGAAAAACCCCAACATGTGATTAATATGATTATCGGAGGAGTAGGCGTTCCCCAAGGTTTGATGATAAAACACACCAAAGTTTCTATCACAAGAGAGAAACGAACTCAAGATTACGTTCCGGAAGGATCCATCTCAATTGGTAACGAGGATGTTGGGGGCATCAttcaacctcacaatgatgcactagtaatatctgtactcattaataaatctcgagttaagctTGTGTTAATTGATCTAGGTAACTCATCCAATATCATCCGATGGAGAGTCGTGGAATAACTGGGATGTTGGATCAGATTATACCAGCAGTTCCAGTGCTGAAAATGTAATATGGCGTGCAAGACAACGAAGGGAAAAATCACCTTACCGGTCAACATGATCGGAACCACTCAACAAGAAAAGTTTTATGTGATCCAGAGGGACATGAGGTACAATTCCTTGTTCAGGAAACTGTGGGTTCATAGCATGAGGGCGGTACAATCGTCCTTGCACCAAGCGTTGAAATGTCCAATCCCAAGAGGAATTAAAATAGTCTTTGGGGAACAACTGGTTGCAAAGAAGTTGTTAACCGTTGATGAAGTGATCCTTGTACCCATGATCACGACCTTAAAATATAAGGGACCGATCGGAGAGAAAGgcaccaaatagcaatcacaagtCTCAGCGTCGATCGAGCCGGGAAAACTGGAGGACCGTCCAACAGACGAGGAAGATGACTTAGGGGTTCTGAGATCTTTCGTAGCACCTAATGACCGTGATTCTACCAAGTTAACAATTATGGAACTAGAACAAGTCATATTGTTCGAGCACCTATCGGaaagaaaggtatacctgggcatgaGGTTAAACCTCAAgcttaggaaaaaactcattgaTTTTCTTAAAGTTAATGCCGATTGTTTTGCCTGGTCGCACTTAGATATGATAGGAATCCCATGATTAATGagaattttgactacttattagcgccttCTTGCTTTTTTTGTAGTCCAAaattgtttaattgtattcccaaaAACTGATAAAATTTGCTTCATTGCAGgaatattggaaaatgagccatagagatgaaatccaactcaagaaggagtaatgtGAACTCAAAGACAAAAATTAGGCACAAAAGCTTAAATGTGACCGAAGATTTCTATCTGCAATAGCAGAATATGAAGGGAATCCATCAGAGTGCTAGTGTGACAGacaattcatcggcagcaaggtCAATAAGATCTTCAAAGATCACaaaatcaaaaagattttgtcaaTACATTATTATCACTCAAGCATGAACGGTCAAGCGGAGTCGACAAACAAGACCATACTGTAGAAGCTGAAGAAAAGATTGACCGACTCAAAACAAAGTAGAAAGAAATTTTACCCGAGGTCCTATGGGCGTATCGAACAACTTTAAGGTTGAGTACCGGCGAGACACCGTTTTCTCTAGTATATGGTGCATAAGCTTTGATTTTTGCAAAAGTGGGAGAACCGAGCTTAAAGTTCTAATATGCTACAAAAACATGGAATGACGAGGCCATGGCCACAAGTCTAGATTTTTTTGGACAAAAGGAGAGAAGTCGCCTTGGTCCGGTTAGCAACGAGTAGGAAGATATTACAAACAAAGGGAAAACCTTCAACACTTCCAAGTCAGGGACTTAGTATTGAGGAAAGTCACACTATATACCAAGAACTTGAATGATGGGAAACTAGGCATGAACTAGGAGGGACCATACAAAGTCATTGGTATAACCTAAAGGCTTGTATTAGCTTGAGTCTGAAAATGCCATACAACTGCAAAACAATTGGAACGTGGCACACTTGAAGCATTACTACTACTGAGGAATAATTATGTAAATTTCTTTGAGGTTTATTATCCTTTGAACTAACCCGTGCAGATACTCAATTGAAGTCAAGTCCAAGAATTAGGTTTGAAAGCACgtattgcactcttttttccctcGATCGGTTTTTTCCCGAAGTGGATTTtacgacaaggtttttaacgggGCAACAATAAGCGTGCTACTCTAGTTTTGAAGACCGGTCAAGCATCAAGATTGGGGACTGCCCGCATCAGATCATTAGTACTCAAGCCCTCAAAATTCGGCCTCAAGTACTCGGGGACTATCACACCCTGAATTGAAATTCGAAGATCCGAGTTTGGAAACTTCGAAGACAATTTTACTCGACATCAAAAGCAAAGTTTTGAATAATATGATTCTTAAGGGCCAAACTATCAAATGAATTGTGTCTGAATAGTTCATTCTCGCCATGGCAGATAATTTTGTATCTTCGATTATGTACACTACGTTTGAAGTAATAAAGTGGGGAAATTCACCTTCTATACTTCACCTGTTTCACGCTTACATGAGCAATGTTACCTCTATGTCACATAGAATAAATATTTGGTTCAATACCTTCTAAGCCTTCGGGCCATCATTAACCGGAGGCATGAAATCAAAGATAGCAAGAGTCCACGAAAGCATGCCCAATAATCTTAAGACCCCTAAGCCTACGGGTCGCCCCTAACTGGGGACTGCTACCTGATAGTAAGATTGGGAAAATCGGGCTACTAAACTCCGAGGGTACCGAGCCTACAAGGCAGGGCCTAAATACGAAAGGCCACAGCCAAGTAAAGGTACGAAGCCATTGGAGCTTCTATCCCAATTTATAAACAACTCGAAGACGTTTAAGCTcgtaaatataaaaattatggTCCTTACATATTTTAATTCTATCAAGACTATGTCCGATCTGATCAAATCAATCAGTTTCGAATCATGACCAAAGAAAGGGCCACCTTAAGCAAAGATGAACTGTGTCCGAATAAATTATTCGAATAGTTTATTCAAGACCtcgttttattttttattagacTCTCCAAAGTCAAAGCAACTCAGAGCCGTTGTTTGACCCCCTTATTCGGGCTTTGGAAGTTGATTCTAGCAATGTCGAAATTTATGCTAAGGCATTGATGATGTATTACGTACGAGAAACAAGTTAtatatttttctctctctctctctcgctaTATACATACATACCAAAAGGTATTTATAGAGGTACGAGAAAATGGGCCCAAAGTACAAAGTGTACAAATACAAGAAAAGACAAAAATAATATAAGCTAAGGCATTTCTTGCCTAGTCATTATGAGAGCCCAACTCGCTACTCGAACCCTCGGGCTAGTACCTTGGCCTTAGCTTCTAACCTCTTGGCCTCTTTGATATTGGCCGATAAGCCAACCCCCCTATCCACTTGGATCTCCTCGAGAGCCTCCCCCCCGAAATAGCCACTTCACATACTCAACCTTCATTATGATTCGGGCGACTATCTCAACATCGACCTTATATTGGGCCAGCATATCTTGGGCTTCCGAGACCTCATTCGAAGCCACCTCCAATTTATACTTCAATGCAGTATACTCTTGGCCAAGAGTGTCACGCTATGTGACAACGAAGGCAAGTTATGCCCGGAGTTCCTAGTTCAGCCGAGCCTATTTGTTGGCTTTCTCTTTTGCCACTCGGAGCTACACTCTGGTCGATGCCAGTCGACGCCAAGTACTCTTTATTGGCATCCCGCTCCAATGTTAGGAAGTCCATTTTGCCTCTTAGTTCATCGGCTAAAGCCTTGACCCCGTTCATTTTGGTCCTGAGCTAGTCGATCAAGGTTAACTTCTCCTGGACTTGCAAGGTTGTAGTGTTAGCATTGGCGTTTAGCCTCTCATTATCAATCTCGAGCACTCTTACCTTCTCAACCATAAGAGCATGATCCTGTTTTGCTTTCAAGGGCTCCTTCTGGGTCATCTCCAGTTCAGCCTGAAGGGTAGGGTGCTCGGCCATGTCCCTAAAGACTTCATCCTTCTACTCACAGAGAGCTTTGTACATCACTGTTTGCCGGACCTGCTCTTTGAGATCAAATTCGAGGTGAATAACCTTCATCCTAGATCAATGAAAGCTTTCATAATGAAATACCAAAGCCTGAGACATAGAGAAACAAAATTGTTAAAAATAGTTAAGATGACGGGAACTCGTTAAgacaaaaaaggaaaaggataTACGCGATTTAGCGCATGTCGGGCTTCATTGAAACACTTGGTCCATCTGCCTCATTCATCTTCACTTGGTCTTCTTCGCTTACAAATGAACGGAGGAAACTGGCCACTCCGATTGGACCAGATAACATGCTAGTATCTATCGGCACCGTGAACATTACCATCTTCTTTCATTCAGGGTCCACACTCAGGGCTGGAAAATGCTTCTCAAGCTTTGAACTCGATCTCGATCCATCTGATCCTGGTTAAATAACCCTTTTCGGTATCTCCAGATGGCCAAAGCCAGAGTAATCCTCCAGCATACCAACGCCCACACCCTCAAAAAATGAGTTAAGTGCATCACCCATAGCCCAGGATGTTTCGGTTGATTTCTCTTCAGTAGCCCCAGCTTCATTTAAAATAAGCTCCATACGAGGCGACCCTCCTCATGACCGGAGGGGTTTATTATAAAGAAACAGCCACATGTTCTTCTTCGAACCCCCGAGTTGAGGAGGATTCAGTCTTACAAGCATCCCCTTCCAGGGTCACCAACTCTTGGTCAGCATCGATCGGCTCGTGGGTGACAAACTCCTGTCCTCATCATTCTCAGGAAAATCCTTGAGCCGATGAAGAGCTTCGGAATTAGGGACCCAGGTACCCGAAGTTTTATTGTGATCTTTCTGACCCTAAGCACAATCCTTTTTCTCTTGTTGGCCTCGGTAGAAGCATCTGAGGAATCAGGGGATCTTTTTTTCGTCTTTGTCTTTCTCCTCATTCTTCACAGTAATTTCGGCAACGGGCTTTAAAGAAGCAAATGGTTTTGTAAACAGGGTCGAGGTCATAACATCGGTGGTTTCCTAAAGTTTTTTGTTCTTGGGAAATATCATGAAAGAAGGACTCAGCCATGACaataatagaacaaaaaataacCAGGAAACAATTCAACAAGAAAAAGGCACTCACCGTGAGAGCGAGCCTCCCACTTGCTCTTGGAGATCTTATGCTGCTCACGCTCGGAATAAGTGAGCTACTTGCATATACCATCGACCCACTCCCTAAAATACGTGATTGCATTGGGTACTCGGGGGACAACTATATATCAAATGAAACATGTCATGAGAATGAAAAGTAGACACAAGAAAGGACTTTGACAACTTAAAAGGAAGTAAACCAACAATTTGGGTTCCACTTCTCAAGGAACGAATGAACTCAGAGGGAACGAGGTCCTTGTTCTTTATTTGAGCAAACCTACACCACCAACCTTGGTCCCTATCTTCATCTATACAGGGGAAGGGAGCCTTTTCGCCCGACAGTCAAGTTTGATTAACCCCTCTCAGATGATTCAGCAACTGTATATTCAGAGCAAGTGATCGATCGCGAACCGAGGCTCCTCCATATTGTTCGCAAAATGATGGAGAAGAGTCAGGATCCTCCAAAAGGATGGGTGAACTTGCTTGAGGAAAATTTTGTACCTCTTCCAAAATTGAGGACCACTGTATCAACAGGACCAAACGTGAAATGATACATGTAAACACTTAAGTATCCTTCCACGTGCGTTGTGATATCCTTGATAGGACTGGGAACAAATATGTCCTTGCCTTCCCATTTACAGTCCTCTTGGACATCCTCGAGCGTCTCCTCGGTAATAGAGCATACGTACCTCCACGCCTCCTCACCCCGATCATCTTGTGTGGAAGCTTTCTCGACTTTAAAGTCATTAGCTATCGAGCAACCACCGTGGATAAAATTTGTGAGGGAAGGTCCTGGGGCTACCATCAGAGGCACTGCCTCAGTGCTGTTGGCTGAGGAAGAAGTCGTCGGTGCAGTGTTCTGGAGTACCGATTTTGAGGTCTTCTCCATTTCTCTCTAAAtgcatgaagatttgaagatttggttTGAAAGTAAGGTATGAAGGCTAAATATGAACTATAAGGATATAAAGATATGAAGAACAAgttatgaagatttgaaggattGATGAACGGATGAGAATATATAAGGCTC
Proteins encoded:
- the LOC104221318 gene encoding NDR1/HIN1-like protein 13, which codes for MEERSPPAAGNVNGKARNLLSSTTSLRLSLTPSRSPDQTYVVQIPRDQVYRVPPPENARIVENHRKPDSQKKNKCTCCCWILSVLIGLAIMIGNIVLIIRALYTPKCPEFSITNIHIKNFTHPSNGHGQNNNIHPQPHPQFEIELKIVNENERMDVAFGKGNNGKATLIFKKHEIGQGKYPSISQKPKDSTNVHFNLDVGKLAGDIEKGLEDDKKPIMMTLSVHAPLEITSWAKDLKKNLIVTCDFDVESLMTNKSKIKAEVCQTDF